A genomic window from Halorubrum lacusprofundi ATCC 49239 includes:
- a CDS encoding NifU family protein, translating into MSDESLADRVEKWMVGQMPIIQMHGGTSVVREADAETGEVVVELGGTCSGCGISNITADNIRRDLIMDFDEVENVTVRSASSGDQGASTVEGGRGGELKHETESANHF; encoded by the coding sequence ATGAGCGACGAAAGCCTCGCGGACCGGGTCGAGAAGTGGATGGTCGGACAGATGCCGATCATCCAGATGCACGGCGGCACGAGCGTCGTGCGCGAGGCGGACGCCGAGACCGGCGAGGTCGTCGTCGAACTCGGCGGCACCTGCTCCGGGTGCGGTATCTCGAACATCACCGCCGACAACATCCGCCGCGACCTGATCATGGACTTCGACGAGGTGGAGAACGTGACGGTGCGGTCCGCCTCCTCCGGCGATCAGGGCGCCTCCACGGTGGAGGGCGGTCGCGGCGGCGAGCTGAAACACGAGACCGAATCCGCGAACCACTTTTAA
- a CDS encoding NUDIX hydrolase: MHREFREWVDFGADGRAPESVSIDYRPDAMASVVEDQSERIDRLWESAKRERPGLFDAPGFRLLEASDTGIVVGPAQFKQHFVRRLLLSDSLETSATRLRDELEESIRYLSSMVAIVAGDDLLIGVKRRTDSNFLSLPGSGYLDRNGDMRAGELCPTAEIVAREVYEETGLEDLDRIRCFGIFEDLHPESHLNPALFSIITTSRSSDHVLDRIDRAEDADEFDRFLAVPLRPDALSALIRTDTNDAELPVAAPKLEGDLNGISDKTLLMLLLIGRNRFGRDWFQRELANSSVVLVRK; the protein is encoded by the coding sequence ATGCACAGAGAGTTCCGCGAGTGGGTCGACTTTGGAGCCGACGGGCGTGCGCCCGAGTCTGTTTCGATCGACTATCGACCCGACGCGATGGCGTCCGTGGTAGAGGACCAATCTGAGCGTATCGACCGGCTCTGGGAGAGCGCGAAGCGGGAACGGCCGGGCCTGTTCGACGCCCCCGGCTTTCGACTCCTGGAAGCGTCGGATACCGGAATCGTGGTCGGGCCGGCGCAGTTCAAACAGCACTTCGTACGCCGACTGTTGCTCTCCGATTCCCTCGAAACGTCGGCGACCAGGTTGAGAGACGAACTTGAGGAATCGATCCGATACCTGTCTTCGATGGTCGCCATCGTCGCCGGTGACGATCTTCTGATCGGCGTGAAAAGGCGCACGGATAGCAACTTCCTCTCCCTGCCGGGGAGCGGCTATCTCGACCGAAACGGAGACATGCGCGCGGGCGAACTCTGCCCGACCGCGGAGATTGTCGCCCGTGAAGTGTACGAGGAAACCGGTCTGGAGGATTTAGATCGGATCCGTTGTTTCGGTATCTTCGAAGACCTGCATCCGGAGTCACACCTCAATCCGGCGCTGTTTTCAATCATTACGACCTCTCGATCGTCAGACCACGTCCTCGATCGTATCGATCGAGCCGAAGACGCCGACGAGTTCGATCGATTCCTCGCTGTTCCGCTGCGACCGGACGCGCTCTCCGCGCTCATTCGGACCGACACGAACGACGCCGAACTCCCGGTAGCGGCTCCGAAATTGGAGGGCGATCTGAATGGGATCTCGGACAAGACGTTGCTCATGTTACTGCTGATCGGGCGGAATCGGTTCGGCCGCGACTGGTTCCAACGCGAACTGGCGAACTCTTCCGTCGTTCTGGTGCGGAAATGA
- a CDS encoding PrsW family intramembrane metalloprotease — MPSRSDPVESRADDDRDLYDIATWEERTSLDGLSVALHWLITRSAKAIVVFVALLGLLAILGSFGLGLVFDPAVGMLVGLSAIPALGLAAYVYVSDVTTGEPLSLLVATFLLSILTATFAALLNSVAQPYFQPFGFPGLVLFFFAIVGPIEESVKLLAVRLYAYTDDRFDAVIDGAVYGAIAGLGFVVIENLVYIAQTVDLGELSLSIATLGAGDGIAALRALAGPGHVIYSAFAGYYLGLAKFNPGNRGPIVVKGLIIAAAIHALYNTLVGPVTTVLSVATGLPQLVSLFVFVLLFQGAFAYVLLRKLRRYRDAYLETRDAVDPDVKPEMTEFED; from the coding sequence ATGCCATCTCGGTCGGATCCGGTCGAGTCGCGCGCCGACGACGACCGCGACCTCTACGACATCGCCACGTGGGAGGAGCGTACCTCCCTCGACGGGCTCTCCGTCGCGCTGCACTGGCTCATTACTCGGTCGGCGAAGGCGATCGTCGTCTTCGTCGCGCTCCTCGGGCTCCTCGCGATCCTCGGATCCTTCGGGCTCGGACTCGTCTTCGACCCGGCGGTCGGGATGCTCGTCGGGCTCTCAGCGATCCCGGCGCTCGGGCTCGCAGCGTACGTGTACGTCTCCGACGTGACCACCGGAGAGCCGCTCTCCCTGCTGGTGGCGACGTTCCTCCTGTCGATCCTGACCGCGACGTTCGCGGCACTCCTCAACAGCGTCGCGCAGCCGTACTTCCAGCCGTTCGGATTCCCCGGGCTCGTCCTCTTCTTCTTCGCGATCGTCGGTCCGATCGAGGAGTCGGTGAAGCTACTCGCGGTTCGGCTGTACGCGTACACCGACGACCGGTTCGACGCGGTCATCGACGGGGCGGTGTACGGCGCGATCGCCGGGCTGGGGTTCGTCGTCATCGAGAACCTCGTGTACATCGCGCAGACCGTCGATCTGGGGGAGCTTTCGCTCAGTATCGCCACGCTCGGTGCGGGCGACGGGATCGCCGCGCTGCGCGCGCTCGCCGGCCCCGGACACGTCATCTACTCCGCGTTCGCGGGATACTACCTCGGGCTCGCCAAATTCAACCCTGGGAACCGGGGACCGATCGTCGTGAAGGGGCTTATCATCGCTGCCGCGATCCACGCGCTGTACAACACGTTGGTCGGGCCAGTGACGACGGTGCTGTCGGTCGCGACCGGGCTCCCGCAGCTTGTCTCCCTGTTCGTCTTCGTGCTCCTGTTTCAGGGCGCATTCGCGTACGTTCTCCTGCGGAAGCTCCGCCGATACCGAGACGCGTACCTCGAGACGCGCGACGCGGTCGATCCGGATGTCAAGCCCGAAATGACCGAGTTCGAGGACTAA
- a CDS encoding 2Fe-2S iron-sulfur cluster-binding protein, with product MLNPLITTIVNPTAIVVAVIATLLVVLVSSLKGRGWEPATDISDEVLQRRAAAVPETEFPEPGNRSIGGGGGGGAIPAGGEGEEGELEDGAAGGSGPGDIPEDEVEYFEVEFVKQGETVELSNNEPILDQGEDQGWDLPYACRQGQCVSCAGRIADGPSEDFVEHDNQQMLEDAEIEDGYTLTCVAYPRGSFSIETGEAP from the coding sequence ATGCTCAATCCGCTCATCACGACGATCGTGAACCCGACGGCGATCGTCGTCGCGGTGATCGCGACGCTGCTCGTCGTCCTCGTCAGTTCGCTGAAGGGGAGGGGTTGGGAGCCCGCGACGGACATCTCGGACGAGGTACTCCAACGACGCGCCGCCGCCGTGCCCGAGACCGAGTTCCCCGAGCCCGGGAACCGCTCGATCGGCGGCGGTGGCGGCGGCGGGGCGATCCCCGCCGGCGGCGAAGGCGAGGAAGGTGAACTGGAGGATGGTGCGGCGGGCGGCTCCGGGCCCGGCGACATCCCCGAAGACGAGGTCGAGTACTTCGAGGTCGAGTTCGTCAAGCAGGGCGAGACCGTCGAACTCTCCAACAACGAGCCGATCTTGGACCAGGGCGAAGATCAGGGCTGGGACCTCCCGTACGCCTGCCGGCAGGGCCAGTGTGTCTCCTGTGCCGGTCGGATCGCCGACGGTCCCTCCGAGGACTTCGTCGAGCACGACAACCAGCAGATGCTCGAAGACGCCGAGATCGAGGATGGCTACACCCTGACCTGCGTCGCGTACCCCCGCGGCTCCTTCAGCATCGAGACTGGCGAGGCGCCGTAG
- a CDS encoding cold-shock protein — MATGKVDFFNDTGGYGFIETDDADDDVFFHMEDVEGPDLEEGQELEFDIESSPKGPRASNVVRQ; from the coding sequence ATGGCGACCGGAAAGGTTGATTTCTTCAACGACACTGGCGGCTACGGATTTATTGAGACTGACGACGCTGACGACGACGTGTTCTTCCACATGGAAGATGTCGAAGGGCCGGACCTCGAAGAGGGCCAGGAGCTCGAGTTCGACATCGAGTCCTCGCCCAAGGGACCGCGCGCGTCCAACGTCGTTCGGCAGTAA
- a CDS encoding endonuclease/exonuclease/phosphatase family protein, with amino-acid sequence MTAIRVLSYNVRYANRDDHHDAWHDRRDAVGRLVRFHRPDVAAFQEPLPGQRRDLRERLSEYEFVGRGREADDEGESCPIAVRTDRWEVVDDDTFWLSETPSEPSTDWGADYPRIATWARVRAIDGDAALLVVNTHFDHVSAHARRESARLLCQRLPDVAGPDAGESDETIPVVLVGDFNCTSGSDPHRILVGDDPTAETDTAPIDDSGIALRDAATAADLRHGPETSLTDFARLIDGRRIDHALVSPEVGAEAFATLTDRDDRGRYPSDHLPVLARLAL; translated from the coding sequence ATGACCGCGATTCGGGTGCTGAGCTACAACGTCCGCTACGCCAACCGCGACGATCATCACGACGCCTGGCACGACCGTCGCGACGCGGTCGGACGGCTCGTCCGCTTCCACCGCCCGGACGTCGCCGCGTTTCAGGAGCCGCTGCCCGGTCAACGGCGCGACCTGCGCGAGCGCCTCTCGGAGTACGAGTTCGTCGGGCGAGGCCGGGAAGCGGACGACGAGGGCGAGAGCTGCCCGATCGCGGTCCGGACCGATCGCTGGGAGGTCGTCGACGACGACACGTTCTGGCTCTCCGAGACGCCGAGCGAACCGTCGACCGACTGGGGTGCGGACTACCCGCGGATCGCGACGTGGGCGCGAGTCCGGGCGATCGATGGCGACGCCGCCCTCCTCGTCGTCAACACGCACTTCGACCACGTCAGCGCGCACGCCCGCCGCGAATCGGCGCGACTGCTCTGCCAGCGACTCCCGGACGTAGCGGGACCGGACGCAGGCGAGTCCGACGAGACGATCCCCGTCGTACTCGTCGGCGACTTCAACTGCACGTCGGGATCCGACCCGCATCGGATCCTCGTCGGCGACGATCCGACGGCGGAGACGGACACAGCGCCGATCGACGACTCCGGGATCGCGCTCCGCGACGCGGCCACGGCAGCCGACCTCCGACACGGGCCAGAGACGAGCCTCACCGATTTTGCTCGGCTGATCGACGGTCGCCGGATCGACCACGCGCTCGTCTCGCCCGAGGTCGGCGCTGAGGCGTTCGCAACCCTCACCGACCGTGACGACCGGGGGCGCTACCCCTCTGACCACCTGCCGGTCCTCGCGCGACTGGCCTTATAA
- a CDS encoding DUF5611 family protein, whose translation MKEYKMRRGEHLDDRMPDLKGSIEEYFGEVTDTEEWQDHELYVVEDPDNPVFDRIVAGATKYGSKKDKLAVHFEERPAEDVIAEGNADAAADAVDAKNEFLLEATGRDAKSRRESLKREVEDDAPDY comes from the coding sequence ATGAAGGAGTACAAGATGCGCCGCGGTGAGCATCTGGACGACCGCATGCCCGACCTGAAAGGCTCCATCGAGGAGTACTTCGGCGAAGTCACCGACACGGAAGAGTGGCAGGACCACGAGCTGTACGTCGTCGAAGATCCCGACAACCCCGTCTTCGACCGCATCGTGGCCGGCGCCACCAAGTACGGCAGCAAGAAGGACAAGCTTGCGGTCCACTTCGAGGAGCGCCCCGCCGAAGACGTCATCGCGGAAGGGAACGCCGACGCCGCCGCCGACGCGGTCGACGCCAAAAACGAGTTCCTGCTGGAGGCGACCGGTCGCGACGCGAAGTCCCGGCGTGAGTCGCTGAAGCGCGAAGTCGAGGACGACGCCCCCGACTACTGA
- a CDS encoding DUF7532 family protein: MHFDARTQRALREAGLDTDAIAAASDRVAELVDEDADSLREFFAPAGHYYSDMEMAHSATERQEHATADVDLFTHGSDLRGYLSLEGWGVPIEGGRVLRTAETGGDDEEGDNDETPVLVELSLGATVHDRVRFARDPDEL; encoded by the coding sequence ATGCACTTCGACGCACGGACCCAACGGGCCCTCCGCGAGGCGGGGCTCGACACGGACGCGATTGCGGCGGCATCCGACCGAGTCGCCGAACTGGTCGACGAGGACGCCGACAGCCTCCGGGAGTTCTTCGCGCCGGCGGGACACTACTACTCCGACATGGAGATGGCCCACAGCGCGACCGAGAGACAGGAGCACGCGACCGCCGACGTCGATCTGTTCACCCACGGGAGCGACCTCCGGGGCTACCTCTCGCTCGAGGGCTGGGGTGTTCCGATCGAGGGAGGGCGCGTGTTGCGGACCGCGGAGACAGGAGGAGATGACGAGGAAGGAGACAACGATGAGACGCCCGTCCTCGTCGAACTGTCGCTCGGCGCGACCGTCCACGACCGCGTCCGGTTCGCGCGCGACCCCGACGAGCTATGA
- a CDS encoding universal stress protein encodes MSIKKVMLAVGTEDEERTERLAEEAIAVAEPAGAEVVLTHVFTDEEFDTVRSRLGVDETSEGSTPDAVAERHTTTRALSEALTEAGVSHSVRGAVGDHADEVVEAASAIGADRVVVGGRRRSPTGKAVFGSVAQEVLLSSPCPVTFVRSAS; translated from the coding sequence ATGAGCATCAAGAAAGTCATGCTAGCGGTCGGAACAGAAGACGAGGAGCGAACCGAGCGGCTCGCGGAAGAGGCTATCGCAGTGGCCGAACCCGCGGGCGCGGAGGTCGTGTTGACCCACGTGTTCACCGACGAGGAGTTCGATACGGTCAGATCTCGGCTGGGTGTCGACGAGACGAGCGAGGGGTCGACCCCTGACGCCGTCGCCGAGCGACACACGACCACGCGAGCGCTCTCGGAGGCGCTCACCGAGGCCGGCGTGTCGCACTCGGTCCGGGGTGCCGTCGGCGACCACGCCGACGAGGTCGTCGAGGCGGCGTCTGCGATCGGTGCCGACCGCGTCGTCGTCGGCGGTCGCCGCCGGTCGCCGACCGGGAAGGCCGTCTTCGGGAGCGTCGCCCAAGAGGTCCTCCTCTCGTCGCCGTGTCCGGTGACGTTCGTGCGTTCGGCGTCGTAA
- a CDS encoding RNA-binding protein, which produces MEVKSRHHLRSDDITAIREAVADHLGVDIDGDTFEFVEFVDANYELVLVDGEPAVFYVDDDEPFLTVRGANDYEPETGIVTVDAGAISFVSGGADVMRPGIVEADSAIREGDLVVIAEETHEKVLAVGRALVDGDNMVGDSGKVVESIHHVGDELYEFSG; this is translated from the coding sequence ATGGAAGTGAAATCGCGGCATCACCTCCGGAGCGACGATATCACGGCGATCCGCGAGGCGGTCGCCGACCACCTCGGCGTCGACATCGACGGGGACACCTTCGAATTCGTCGAGTTCGTGGACGCGAACTACGAGCTCGTGTTGGTCGACGGAGAGCCGGCGGTCTTCTACGTCGACGACGACGAGCCGTTCCTCACCGTGCGAGGTGCGAACGATTACGAGCCGGAGACGGGAATCGTCACGGTCGACGCGGGGGCCATCTCGTTCGTCTCCGGCGGCGCCGACGTGATGCGCCCCGGCATCGTCGAGGCCGACTCGGCGATCCGCGAGGGCGACCTGGTCGTGATCGCCGAGGAGACCCACGAGAAGGTGCTCGCGGTCGGCCGCGCGCTGGTCGACGGCGATAATATGGTCGGCGACAGCGGGAAGGTCGTCGAGTCGATCCACCACGTCGGCGACGAGCTGTACGAATTCTCGGGGTAA
- a CDS encoding ROK family protein, producing the protein MYYVGVDLGATNVRAVVGDETATVLGSDSRGTPSGPNGIAVTEAVLGVVRGACEDAGIDPTAVVAAGIGSIGPLDLAAGIVQGPANLPDTVERIPLIGPVSQLLDTDEVHLHNDTIAGVIGERFHSERNPDDMVYLTISSGIGAGVAVDGNVLSGWDGNAGEVGHMTVDPHGFMTCGCGLDGHWEGYCSGNNIPKYARELHEEDPIETSLPIEDPDFSAVDVFEAAGEDTFADHVIAQVAHWNAMGVANVIHAYAPLVVSVGGAVALNNPELVLDPIREKLADMVFINVPEVRLTELGDDVVVKGALASALTGGTGDRSRVDPPPR; encoded by the coding sequence ATGTACTACGTGGGCGTCGACCTCGGAGCGACAAACGTCCGGGCGGTCGTCGGCGACGAAACCGCAACCGTCCTCGGATCCGACTCGCGAGGGACCCCGAGCGGGCCAAACGGGATCGCGGTCACCGAGGCCGTTCTCGGCGTGGTCCGCGGCGCGTGCGAGGACGCCGGAATCGACCCGACCGCGGTAGTCGCGGCTGGGATCGGCTCGATCGGTCCCCTCGATCTGGCTGCCGGGATCGTACAGGGACCGGCGAATCTCCCGGACACCGTCGAACGAATTCCCCTCATCGGACCGGTTTCACAGCTGTTAGACACCGACGAGGTCCATCTCCACAACGACACCATCGCGGGCGTCATCGGCGAGCGGTTCCATTCCGAGCGCAACCCCGACGACATGGTGTATCTCACCATCTCCTCCGGTATCGGTGCCGGCGTCGCCGTCGATGGCAACGTGCTCTCGGGGTGGGACGGCAACGCCGGCGAGGTCGGCCACATGACGGTCGACCCGCACGGCTTCATGACCTGTGGATGCGGGCTCGACGGCCACTGGGAGGGGTACTGCTCGGGCAACAACATCCCGAAGTACGCCCGCGAGCTCCACGAGGAGGACCCGATCGAGACCTCCCTGCCGATCGAGGACCCCGACTTCTCCGCGGTCGACGTGTTCGAGGCGGCCGGCGAGGACACCTTCGCCGACCACGTGATCGCTCAAGTCGCCCACTGGAACGCGATGGGCGTCGCCAACGTCATCCACGCGTACGCCCCACTAGTCGTGAGCGTCGGCGGCGCGGTCGCGCTCAACAACCCCGAGTTGGTGCTCGACCCGATCCGCGAGAAGCTCGCGGACATGGTGTTCATCAACGTCCCCGAGGTTCGCCTCACCGAACTTGGCGACGACGTGGTGGTGAAGGGCGCACTCGCGAGCGCGCTCACGGGCGGCACGGGCGACCGATCGCGGGTCGACCCGCCACCGAGGTGA
- a CDS encoding DUF7093 family protein, with amino-acid sequence MGLRCLLGHDFGEPELRREREEDGNEVVTTVTEVKTCARCGETQVVSENTEVTTMKQLTDEATVVGDEPTGPDADSDRETPVTGVEGTGPDGDIDGDDAVIIGNSPEDGDDTADIPAEPGAADARTPETKPGDTTASESETEADVEAGAAGDDGGAELIDEGPSGAGDDDSNGSLERDDGEYAAYPEAETTEPTADEERAETDDGVILDEEGEDADDRERGAWPDVDESDEGGEEPTPWPEHGGEDEGFSAELDDGNTGDVEFGGGLTPEAADQPTDGEDADYVEAPAQTAVEANGAAETGSAVDDGVGITRGDSPDLETSTSEVTTEYYCPECEMTRAADGNSMRAGDICPECKRGYVDERPI; translated from the coding sequence ATGGGACTCAGGTGTCTGCTCGGGCACGACTTCGGCGAGCCCGAACTACGGCGCGAGCGCGAGGAGGACGGGAACGAGGTTGTCACCACCGTCACCGAGGTAAAGACCTGCGCTCGCTGCGGCGAGACGCAGGTGGTCAGCGAGAACACTGAGGTCACGACGATGAAACAGCTGACCGATGAGGCCACCGTCGTGGGCGACGAGCCGACGGGGCCCGACGCCGATTCGGACCGCGAGACTCCGGTAACCGGCGTCGAGGGGACCGGTCCCGACGGCGATATCGACGGCGACGACGCCGTGATCATCGGCAACAGCCCCGAGGACGGCGACGACACGGCCGACATCCCCGCAGAGCCGGGAGCGGCCGACGCCAGGACACCGGAGACGAAACCGGGCGATACGACCGCGTCGGAGTCGGAAACAGAAGCGGACGTGGAGGCGGGAGCGGCCGGCGATGACGGCGGGGCAGAGCTGATCGACGAAGGGCCGTCGGGCGCGGGCGACGACGACAGCAACGGCAGCCTCGAACGCGACGATGGTGAGTACGCGGCGTACCCGGAGGCCGAGACGACGGAGCCGACCGCCGACGAGGAGCGCGCCGAGACCGACGACGGCGTGATTCTCGACGAGGAGGGCGAAGACGCTGACGACCGCGAGCGCGGCGCGTGGCCCGACGTGGACGAGTCGGACGAGGGTGGTGAGGAGCCGACCCCGTGGCCCGAACACGGCGGCGAAGACGAGGGGTTCAGCGCCGAGCTAGACGACGGCAACACGGGCGACGTGGAGTTCGGCGGGGGGCTCACGCCCGAGGCCGCCGACCAGCCGACCGACGGTGAGGACGCGGACTACGTCGAGGCACCGGCGCAGACAGCGGTCGAAGCGAACGGTGCGGCCGAGACCGGCAGCGCAGTCGACGACGGCGTCGGGATCACCCGCGGCGACAGCCCGGACCTCGAAACGTCGACCTCAGAGGTGACGACAGAGTACTACTGTCCCGAGTGCGAGATGACTCGCGCCGCCGACGGCAACTCCATGCGCGCGGGCGATATCTGTCCGGAGTGCAAGCGCGGGTACGTCGACGAGCGACCAATCTAA
- a CDS encoding DUF402 domain-containing protein: MKARVRGIYATALTEALLDAGHEVVGASTPIRRRFDAEFESAPPDARIATTEDRQGVGAHGDPDAIGTLRGLLTDTGLDALAWTDPTPPGTVCDGTVTETLGGGAVVRLRVGGGESEGDATTEGYLPYGSVDDRIETGDPVRVQVRESAAPWTDRRPELDGSLRAGGGLVTLEPGSGTRVDARNDKDARELSGMLDLLGLKPPEGWRAVWKPPAVDADTEELQAGLDRAVAAVEGLDDAVDAAGGAGVLDGSDSVREEPLTRPNAGVWVWFGRESRFALDDRRREATATMPGHHRVKAGSADASSGVDLAEALCEPDADASFPFGVVTDAFGPAEGDALRLEHGKPDGRLITLGEATVTTVDADGSVAVEREMTGGGSYDGLDVPREAGDIAETSLKEGRWWYPTTYRGRDGTVRGTYVNVCTPVEVFPDAARYVDLHVDVMKHPDGTVERVDDDELRDAEAAGDVPEPLAEKARSVASALENAL; encoded by the coding sequence ATGAAGGCCCGCGTTCGCGGCATCTACGCGACGGCGCTCACCGAGGCCCTGCTCGACGCGGGCCACGAGGTCGTCGGCGCGTCGACCCCGATCCGACGGCGCTTCGACGCCGAGTTCGAAAGCGCACCGCCCGACGCACGGATCGCGACGACAGAGGATCGGCAGGGTGTCGGCGCGCACGGGGATCCGGACGCGATAGGGACCCTCCGGGGCCTCCTGACCGACACGGGACTCGACGCGCTGGCGTGGACCGATCCGACCCCGCCCGGGACCGTCTGCGACGGGACGGTGACCGAGACGCTCGGCGGTGGGGCGGTCGTACGGCTTCGCGTTGGCGGGGGCGAGAGCGAGGGCGACGCCACCACCGAGGGGTACCTCCCGTACGGGAGCGTCGACGACCGAATCGAGACCGGCGATCCGGTCCGGGTGCAGGTCCGGGAGTCCGCGGCGCCATGGACGGATCGCCGCCCCGAGTTGGACGGGTCGCTGCGAGCGGGCGGCGGGCTCGTCACGCTCGAACCCGGCTCGGGCACCCGCGTCGACGCGCGGAACGACAAGGACGCGCGAGAGCTGTCGGGAATGCTCGACCTGCTCGGACTGAAGCCGCCGGAGGGGTGGCGCGCCGTCTGGAAGCCGCCCGCGGTCGACGCCGACACCGAGGAGCTGCAGGCCGGACTCGACCGGGCGGTCGCGGCCGTCGAGGGGCTGGACGACGCCGTCGACGCGGCGGGAGGCGCCGGCGTTCTCGACGGTTCGGACAGCGTTCGCGAGGAGCCGTTGACGCGCCCGAACGCCGGCGTCTGGGTGTGGTTCGGCCGCGAGAGCCGGTTCGCGCTCGACGACCGCCGACGCGAGGCGACCGCGACGATGCCGGGTCACCACCGGGTGAAGGCGGGGTCGGCGGACGCATCTTCGGGCGTTGACCTCGCAGAGGCGCTGTGCGAGCCCGACGCGGACGCCTCATTCCCGTTCGGGGTCGTGACGGACGCGTTCGGGCCGGCCGAGGGCGACGCGCTCCGGCTCGAACACGGCAAGCCCGACGGGCGACTGATCACGCTGGGCGAGGCGACGGTGACCACAGTCGACGCCGACGGCTCGGTCGCGGTCGAGCGCGAGATGACCGGCGGCGGCTCTTACGACGGGTTGGACGTGCCCCGCGAGGCCGGCGACATCGCTGAGACCAGCCTGAAGGAGGGCCGATGGTGGTACCCGACGACGTACCGCGGGCGCGATGGGACGGTGCGCGGGACGTATGTCAACGTCTGCACGCCGGTCGAGGTGTTCCCGGACGCCGCCCGCTACGTCGACCTTCACGTCGACGTGATGAAACACCCCGACGGGACCGTCGAGCGCGTCGACGACGACGAACTGCGGGACGCAGAGGCGGCCGGAGACGTGCCGGAGCCGCTGGCGGAGAAGGCTCGGAGCGTGGCGTCGGCGCTGGAGAACGCGCTGTGA
- a CDS encoding 2Fe-2S iron-sulfur cluster-binding protein, with protein MPTVSYQGEEIECEEGAILRDVLKEAGLSVYNGRAEQFNCRGTGSCGTCAVQVDGAVSEPGKKEKARLWLPPHHPSHDVRLACQTRVEGDVEVRKGRGLWGQHI; from the coding sequence ATGCCGACCGTATCCTACCAAGGCGAGGAGATTGAGTGTGAGGAGGGGGCGATCCTCCGCGACGTGCTCAAAGAGGCCGGCCTCTCGGTGTACAACGGGCGGGCCGAGCAGTTCAACTGCCGCGGAACCGGGTCGTGTGGCACCTGCGCCGTGCAGGTCGACGGTGCGGTCAGCGAGCCGGGGAAGAAGGAGAAGGCTCGCCTCTGGTTACCCCCGCATCACCCGAGTCACGACGTGCGCCTCGCGTGTCAGACTCGCGTCGAGGGCGACGTCGAGGTGCGAAAGGGCCGCGGGCTCTGGGGGCAACACATCTGA
- a CDS encoding zinc ribbon domain-containing protein — translation MIDPGLLYLAVIGALLLVALGLGVRVLWDIVGDAREIRRRRRSGGLEPYTEDEEHDRVPRDPVEDDGDDGRASATCPQCGADNDPAFTYCRRCVSPLPPDE, via the coding sequence ATGATCGACCCCGGACTCCTCTACCTCGCGGTCATCGGCGCGCTCTTGCTCGTCGCGCTGGGCCTTGGTGTCCGCGTTCTCTGGGATATCGTCGGTGACGCGCGCGAGATCCGTCGCAGGCGACGGTCCGGAGGACTGGAGCCGTATACGGAAGACGAGGAGCACGATCGGGTGCCCCGCGATCCGGTCGAAGACGACGGCGACGACGGCAGGGCCTCGGCGACGTGTCCCCAGTGCGGGGCGGACAACGACCCCGCGTTCACCTACTGTCGTCGGTGCGTGTCGCCGCTCCCTCCCGATGAGTGA